Genomic segment of Saprospira sp. CCB-QB6:
GCGCATTGGCCTGATTGGCTACGGTCTAGAAATCGTAGAAAATGTAGAGCTCGAAATTGAACCCAACGAACATAATGAGTTCTATCTCTTTACCAAAAGAGACAAAATGGGCCATAATATTCTAGATAAGAAGAAGTCCTAGGATTTGGGGCTTGCCCGCCCTTCGGGCGGGCCGGGCTGTGTCAGGGCTCGCAGGTCTGCTCGGCCCTGCGCAAAATTCGCTTTGCTCATTTTGCTGGGTCTGCGGCTTCGCCGCCCCCTTTTCCATCCCTCAGCCTGCGGGCGCTTCGCGCCCTGTCCACCGCAAAAAAGCCCTGCCGATAAAGCAAAAGGGCTTTTTTGCTTTCTTATAATTTTTTATCTTTGTGGCCTTTGCTGTTCAAACACAACAAATCACCAAATGAAAAAAGTAGAGTTAGAAATTGTAGCCCTTTCACATAGTTTGGCCCAATCGCAAAATTATGCCGTGGTTTTGGGCGAAATGGGCGGCAGTCGCCGTTTGCCTATTGTTATTGGCGGATTTGAAGCTCAGGCTATTGCTGTGGCTATGGAGGGAATGCAGGCCAGCCGGCCCATGACCCACGATCTTTTCCGAAATACGATTGAAACCTTAGACGTAGAGCTCAAAGAGGTTATTATTAGTAATTTGGTGGATGGCATTTTTTATGCAAATTTGATTTTTGTTCAAAATGGCAAAACCATAGAAATTGACTCTAGAAGTTCTGATGCTTTGGCCCTAGCCGTTCGTTTTGAATGCCCTGTATATACTTATGAGTTTATTTTGGAGCAAGCAGGTATTGTGCTAGAAGAAGAGACCGAAAGAGAGATGGAAGAGGCCAAAAATCGCCGTCAGGAGCAACAAAAAACACGCTCTTTAGAGGATTTGAGTATGGAGGAGCTAGAGCGCAAGCTCGATGAAGTGCTGCAAGCTGAAAACTACGAGCAGGCGGCAAAAATTAGAGATGAAATGAACCGCCGAGGCGCCAACTAAGCGTCAATTGGTCCAGTATAGAAAAGCCGCTCTCCCGTTGGGGAGAGCGGCTTATTGCGTTTAGAAAGGGGCGCTGCGCCTTGGCAAAGGCCAAATGGGAATCCTGCTACGTCTATCCTTTGATTTAATTTTCAGCTATTCTGACTTATTTTCTTGGCCCAGCGCTGCGCAGCGGTGGCCCGAAGGGCCAGACCCAGTTTTTTTGAGCGCAGCGAAAAAAAACGCAGGGCCGAGCGAAGAGCGAGCCGCGCAGCATAGCGGCGGCCGACCTAGGCGAAGCCTAGCCGGCCGCGGGCCCCAAAACAAACTAATTAATTTTAGAGAAACGCAATGTTTTTTGGTAGCTACCGCCTTCGCTTTTGATGCAAATAAAATATTGACCAGCGGGCAAATTGGCTAGGGGCATTAACTCAAACTCTTGGATCCCCGCTTGGAGGTCAAGTTGATTCACTTTGGCCACTTTGCGGCCTAAAACATCAATAATCGTTACTTCTAGCGACATCTCTTTGAGCAATTGCAAGCGCAAAAAGGCAGTAGATCGGCTCGGGTTGGGGTAAAGGGTCAGGAAATTTGGGGTTTGATTC
This window contains:
- a CDS encoding bifunctional nuclease family protein translates to MKKVELEIVALSHSLAQSQNYAVVLGEMGGSRRLPIVIGGFEAQAIAVAMEGMQASRPMTHDLFRNTIETLDVELKEVIISNLVDGIFYANLIFVQNGKTIEIDSRSSDALALAVRFECPVYTYEFILEQAGIVLEEETEREMEEAKNRRQEQQKTRSLEDLSMEELERKLDEVLQAENYEQAAKIRDEMNRRGAN